In the genome of Notamacropus eugenii isolate mMacEug1 chromosome 5, mMacEug1.pri_v2, whole genome shotgun sequence, one region contains:
- the LOC140508090 gene encoding uncharacterized protein: MPERAAFAHTSSRGPSAESWLASLKVASIAGAVCSMSFTLFPTDLVPFEDLFSKPPNPMLGPSFTKDHHVSPKEGCGKLSCSQSGLGLALYAPLSGSSSSPTSFGNVVREPSSPCQASEPSPDGPGAAETSGDSPCCDFGDLFCKPPNPMLSPSIALPGSGSVTCAPLLQVMTPSLLSPRPTPGSRPGTLNPDSAACRPRPGEGGSKKHSGQGGGLRPDGKKRGKEPGTLAAKGKQPQEEDFAQLLEQYRREREASEAAPVPPLMEGRTKKGAKRSSGARNASRAKKRKRVGLAKAQGPRHPAGPSTAPEHAPVSEEFIQKNTVVLGSQRVCKYFLAGRCVRGEQCRLDHAADGLKFQQLCKFYVQGYCTRGDQCRFLHHEFPCKFFHTGAKCYQGDHCVFSHAPLTPETEGLLRAALAGPAPAEVTPAAPS; encoded by the exons ATGCCAGAGAG GGCAGCGTTTGCCCACACCTCCTCAAGGGGACCCTCAGCTGAGTCGTGGCTGGCCAGCCTGAAAGTGGCTTCGATCGCAGGAGCCGTGTGCAGCATGTCCTTCACGCTCTTCCCCACCGACCTGGTGCCCTTTGAAGATCTCTTCTCCAAGCCCCCAAATCCCATGCTCGGCCCCAGCTTTACTAAAGATCATCATGTTTCACCCAAGGAGGGCTGTGGGAAGCTGAGTTGCTCACAGTCGGGCCTTGGGCTGGCCCTGTATGCTCCACTCTCTGGGTCTTCATCTAGCCCCACCAGCTTTGGAAATGTGGTGCGGGAGCCTTCAAGCCCCTGCCAAGCCTCAGAGCCCAGCCCTGATGGCCCTGGGGCCGCAGAGACCTCTGGAGATTCCCCTTGCTGTGATTTTGGGGACCTGTTTTGCAAACCCCCAAACCCCATGCTTTCCCCCAGCATAGCACTCCCAGGCTCAGGAAGTGTGACCTGTGCACCTCTGCTCCAGGTGATGACTCCATCCCTGCTATCCCCTAGGCCTACTCCTGGCTCAAGGCCCGGGACTTTGAACCCGGACAGTGCTGCCTGCAGGCCCAGACCGGGGGAAGGCGGGTCCAAGAAACATAGTGGCCAAGGTGGTGGCCTTCGACCAGATGGCAAGAAGAGAGGCAAGGAGCCTGGAACTCTTGCTGCCAAGGGGAAGCAGCCCCAGGAGGAAGACTTTGCCCAGCTCCTTGAGCAGTACAGACGGGAGAGGGAGGCCTCTGAGGCGGCCCCAGTGCCCCCACTTATGGAGGGCAGGACAAAGAAAGGGGCCAAGCGTAGCTCTGGGGCCAGGAATGCCAGCCGTGCCAAGAAGAGGAAGCGGGTAGGGCTGGCGAAGGCCCAGGGCCCCAGGCACCCAGCGGGGCCTTCCACTGCCCCAGAGCATGCCCCTGTGAGCGAGGAGTTCATCCAGAAGAACACAGTGGTCCTGGGCTCGCAGAGGGTGTGTAAGTATTTCCTGGCTGGACGGTGTGTCCGCGGAGAGCAGTGCCGGCTGGACCATGCAGCTGATGGCCTCAAGTTCCAGCAACTCTGCAAGTTCTACGTGCAAGGCTACTGTACGCGGGGAGACCAGTGCCGCTTCTTGCACCATGAGTTCCCCTGTAAGTTCTTCCACACGGGTGCCAAGTGCTACCAGGGTGACCACTGTGTCTTCTCCCATGCGCCCCTGACTCCTGAGACGGAGGGCCTGCTGAGGGCTGCCCTGGCGGGGCCAGCCCCTGCAGAGGTGACTCCTGCGGCTCCCTCCTGA